Genomic DNA from Candidatus Omnitrophota bacterium:
AGTTCAGTAAGATATGTGTCGTTGCGAAACTGGTCATTTGTAGTATCGCCTTCGGGCGGTAAGTCTCCAAGGGCAAGATAATAAAGTTTTTCCATCTTATCCGTAGCGAAATCGGTTGCCATTAGGGTCAGGCGCGCTTTCATGATGAAGTTTTTCATGCTGAAGACGTAGAATTCAAAAGCCCCCACAGCCGTAATCGCTATGATGACCATGGCTACTATGAGTTCAACTAATGTAAAGCCTCTATTTTTACCGTTAGCAATCATAGTCGCCCTTTTTTACCAGCACAATAAGGAAAAGTATATTGTAGTGGGCCCGCCGCCAGAACCGTTAATATCACCATCAACATCCACATACCAAAAACCATCGCCCATGTCATTACGGGCTGCTACCCAAAAACTCCTATCATCATCATATTGGTTAGCGCCTCTTAGAATTGCTACCGCGTTAGGGTATGTAATTGAGCTTAAACTTGTGGAAACAGGAGC
This window encodes:
- a CDS encoding prepilin-type N-terminal cleavage/methylation domain-containing protein, whose amino-acid sequence is MIANGKNRGFTLVELIVAMVIIAITAVGAFEFYVFSMKNFIMKARLTLMATDFATDKMEKLYYLALGDLPPEGDTTNDQFRNDTYLTELKNRGGNCLINVTSTTNYKIVTTKITWN